From Salinirubellus salinus, the proteins below share one genomic window:
- a CDS encoding ABC transporter permease — translation MTDPDHTRDPVDRPVAPGPLGRVDRLVRRELRTIARTRAYTVLAAVLAAVSLTISVLGSASGGYVPTVVSLLTPLELLVPVVAVAFGYRAIVADAERGELDVLASYPVSPREQVLGVYVGRALGLLGAVGVPLVLVGASVALLREAPLGLYATHAGTDSPVLFARFAVLALAFAVTVLAVALAVSALASATRSAVALAIVPLVTLLVGLDLAVRFGVTTWVLPDTSLVYAVAFSPLSAFRGLVFETVVTTAGGAGPRTASPLASLLALAGWTLASLGVTVWATRR, via the coding sequence GTCCGCTCGGACGGGTCGACCGACTCGTCAGGCGCGAACTCCGGACAATCGCTCGGACGAGGGCGTACACGGTACTCGCGGCCGTGCTGGCGGCGGTGTCGCTGACGATCTCGGTGCTCGGCAGCGCGAGCGGCGGCTACGTCCCGACGGTCGTCAGCCTGCTCACGCCGCTGGAGCTACTCGTCCCCGTCGTCGCCGTCGCCTTCGGCTACCGGGCGATCGTCGCCGACGCGGAGCGGGGTGAACTCGACGTGCTCGCGAGCTACCCGGTCTCCCCACGCGAACAGGTGCTCGGGGTCTACGTCGGGCGCGCCCTCGGCCTCCTGGGCGCCGTCGGCGTCCCGCTCGTGCTCGTGGGCGCCTCGGTCGCCCTCCTGCGCGAGGCACCGCTCGGCCTCTACGCGACCCACGCCGGGACCGACTCCCCGGTCCTGTTCGCCCGGTTCGCCGTGCTCGCGCTCGCGTTCGCCGTGACCGTCCTCGCGGTCGCCCTCGCCGTCTCGGCCCTGGCGAGTGCCACCCGGAGCGCCGTCGCCCTGGCCATCGTGCCCCTCGTCACCCTCCTCGTCGGGCTCGACCTCGCGGTCAGGTTCGGGGTCACCACCTGGGTCCTCCCCGACACGTCACTCGTCTACGCCGTCGCGTTCAGCCCGCTCAGCGCGTTTCGAGGGCTCGTCTTCGAGACGGTCGTCACCACCGCCGGAGGCGCCGGACCGCGAACCGCCTCCCCGCTGGCGAGTCTGCTCGCGCTCGCCGGCTGGACGCTCGCCTCGCTCGGTGTCACCGTGTGGGCGACCCGCCGCTGA
- a CDS encoding 7-carboxy-7-deazaguanine synthase QueE, producing the protein MPVNAEVEPSDTDTDAPVDALPVNEVFHSLQGEGKLAGVPSTFVRTSGCNLRCWFCDSYHTSWEPTHGWESVDSLVERVDEHGGEHVVVTGGEPMLHDPVVELLAALSGRGYHTTVETNGTIYRDTHVDLASISPKLASSTPTEARPPAGGDAAVGSWAERHEADRLQYDTLAALVESYAFQLKFVVTGREDLAEVEALLAELRGVTSATIRDSDVLLMPEGATREALAETCDLTAELALEHGYRYTPRLHVDLWNDAPGT; encoded by the coding sequence ATGCCCGTCAACGCCGAGGTCGAGCCGAGCGACACCGACACCGACGCCCCAGTGGACGCCCTCCCCGTCAACGAGGTGTTCCACTCCCTGCAGGGCGAGGGGAAGCTCGCGGGCGTCCCGAGTACGTTCGTCCGTACCTCGGGCTGTAATCTCCGGTGCTGGTTCTGCGACTCGTATCACACCTCGTGGGAGCCCACGCACGGCTGGGAGTCGGTCGACTCGCTGGTCGAACGGGTGGACGAGCACGGTGGCGAGCACGTGGTCGTCACGGGCGGCGAACCGATGCTGCACGACCCGGTCGTGGAACTCCTCGCGGCACTCTCCGGGCGTGGCTACCACACCACCGTCGAGACGAACGGGACCATCTACCGGGACACGCACGTCGACCTCGCCTCCATCTCGCCGAAACTCGCCTCCTCGACGCCGACCGAGGCACGCCCGCCGGCCGGTGGGGACGCGGCTGTGGGTAGCTGGGCCGAGAGACACGAGGCCGACCGGCTCCAGTACGATACGCTCGCGGCGCTCGTGGAGTCCTACGCGTTCCAGCTGAAGTTCGTCGTCACCGGGCGCGAGGACCTCGCCGAGGTCGAGGCGCTCCTCGCGGAGCTCCGGGGCGTCACGAGCGCCACGATCCGTGACTCGGACGTCCTCCTGATGCCCGAGGGGGCGACCCGCGAGGCGCTCGCCGAGACGTGTGACCTGACGGCGGAACTGGCACTCGAACACGGCTACCGGTACACCCCCCGGTTGCACGTCGACCTCTGGAACGACGCCCCGGGGACCTGA
- a CDS encoding 6-pyruvoyl trahydropterin synthase family protein, translating to MSKRILGEHDASETLAAAGERTLHVGRDRPIRISSGHRILHHDGKCSRPHGHNYEVSVTVTGHLTEEGWVVDKGDVTGVIDEWDHRFLVEAGDPLVEAFEQSGDADALVVLEHPPTAEVMAVVLEERMLDTFGENVTDVSVEVAETGELCAGY from the coding sequence ATGAGTAAGAGAATATTGGGCGAGCACGACGCCTCCGAGACGCTCGCGGCGGCCGGCGAGCGCACCCTCCACGTCGGCCGGGACCGACCCATCCGAATCAGCTCCGGGCATCGTATCCTCCACCACGATGGGAAGTGCTCGCGTCCGCACGGACACAACTACGAGGTCTCCGTGACCGTGACCGGCCACCTGACCGAGGAGGGGTGGGTCGTCGACAAGGGCGACGTGACCGGTGTCATCGACGAGTGGGACCACCGCTTCCTCGTCGAGGCGGGTGACCCGCTCGTGGAGGCGTTCGAGCAGTCCGGCGACGCCGACGCCCTCGTCGTCCTCGAGCACCCGCCGACGGCGGAGGTGATGGCCGTCGTCCTCGAAGAGCGGATGCTCGACACATTCGGCGAGAACGTGACCGACGTCTCGGTCGAGGTGGCCGAGACGGGCGAACTCTGCGCCGGGTACTGA
- a CDS encoding nitrous oxide reductase accessory protein NosL: MDPVDEFERRSVDRRTVLAGTAAVGLTALAGCLGGEDGSGESATDPVAVDADRECDNCSMLIGDYPGPTGQSFYEDAGALLDGEDRPAQFCSSRCTYAFTFEHESEQEPTASYLTDYSVVDYEVETAGDEPTIEKFRSAESFAPVEDLTLVVGSEVRGAMGKSMIGFSDADDAASFQDEWGGDRYEHEEVNRELVQSLMG; this comes from the coding sequence ATGGACCCAGTCGATGAGTTCGAACGGCGGTCGGTCGACCGACGGACAGTCCTCGCAGGTACCGCAGCGGTCGGGCTGACAGCCCTCGCAGGGTGTCTGGGCGGCGAGGACGGGTCGGGGGAGTCGGCCACGGACCCGGTCGCGGTCGACGCCGACCGCGAGTGTGACAACTGCTCGATGCTCATCGGGGACTACCCCGGCCCGACCGGCCAGTCGTTCTACGAGGACGCCGGGGCCCTCCTCGACGGAGAGGACCGGCCGGCCCAGTTCTGCAGTTCGCGCTGTACCTACGCGTTCACCTTCGAGCACGAGTCCGAACAGGAGCCGACGGCCAGCTACCTGACCGACTACTCGGTGGTCGACTACGAGGTGGAGACGGCGGGCGACGAACCGACCATCGAGAAGTTCCGCAGCGCCGAGTCGTTCGCCCCGGTCGAGGACCTCACGCTCGTCGTCGGCAGCGAGGTCCGGGGCGCGATGGGGAAGTCGATGATCGGCTTCTCCGACGCCGACGACGCGGCGTCGTTCCAGGACGAGTGGGGCGGCGACCGCTACGAACACGAGGAGGTCAATCGCGAGCTGGTCCAGTCGCTGATGGGGTAG